The Podospora pseudocomata strain CBS 415.72m chromosome 1 map unlocalized CBS415.72m_1, whole genome shotgun sequence genome has a segment encoding these proteins:
- a CDS encoding uncharacterized protein (EggNog:ENOG503P4B0) — protein sequence MTSQLPAFPRFVFTIAEPISLISGTIGAVVFPRYFLAAQTPTPMLSFPEQSLLVSQQLGNMYFLAFLLGLFVLHSTTEVKVVRSYLWALWLADIGHMAVTCRILGWEESVGMLRWNEMTWGNLGATGFLFAVRSLYFLGVFGPDGSDEEDTRGRKKTRRVKEL from the exons ATGACCTCCCAACTTCCAGCCTTCCCTCGCTTTGTCTTTACAATAGCAGAGCCAATATCACT CATCTCCGGCACTATTGGCGCCGTTGTATTCCCCCGTTACTTCCTCGCAGctcaaacaccaacccccatgcTATCATTTCCAGAACAATCCCTCCTGGTCTCCCAACAACTAGGAAACATGtacttcctcgccttcctcctcggcctctttGTCCTTCACAGTACCACCGAGGTCAAAGTCGTGAGGAGCTACCTCTGGGCGCTGTGGTTGGCTGACATTGGACACATGGCTGTTACATGCCGTATTCTTGGGTGGGAAGAGTCGGTtgggatgttgaggtggaATGAGATGACTTGGGGAAACTTGGGTGCTACT GGGTTTCTCTTCGCTGTAAGGAGTTTGTATTTTCTGGGGGTGTTCGGACCCGATGGGTCAGATGAGGAGGACACCAGGGGAAGGAAAAAGACAAGGAGGGTGAAAGAGCTGTAA
- a CDS encoding uncharacterized protein (COG:O; EggNog:ENOG503P5KG; BUSCO:EOG09265I72), which translates to MPTSSCKDIRDALAQCLQESECVMVQRNSAADCLREPLVDTLPLKCKQLKKGFGECRRGMVDMRKRFRGNQPIAFTKIQKTEDTGEGYQLYAGKSAFAGTRGETDGTNKAPEDWREAENRKYREAQEAAAKKS; encoded by the exons ATGCCGACCAGCTCATGTAAAGATATTC GAGACGCCTTGGCGCAATGCCTCCAAGAGTCTGAATGCGTCATGGTGCAGCGCAACTCGGCCGCCGACTGCCTCCGCGAACCTCTCGTCGATACCCTCCCGCTCAAGTGCAAGCAACTCAAGAAGGGCTTCGGTGAATGCCGCCGTGGCATGGTCGACATGCGCAAGCGCTTCAGAGGCAACCAGCCCATTGCTTTCACGAAGATCCAAAAGACAGAGGACACCGGCGAGGGATACCAGTTGTATGCGGGCAAGTCTGCTTTCGCAGGGACACGCGGCGAGACAGACGGCACCAACAAGGCGCCAGAGGACTGGAGAGAAGCTGAGAACAGGAAATACAGAGAAGCACAGGAAGCTGCTGCGAAGAAGTCATAG